The following proteins are co-located in the Agromyces laixinhei genome:
- a CDS encoding TetR/AcrR family transcriptional regulator: MARIPASERRAALVQAALRVVSQRGIAHATTRAIVAEAGMSLASFHYAFDSRDELIDELITTVVASEQEAVLPSDLQGLGLRETLEAGLLRYFDHLRADPEHEQAMLELTQYALRSPERHPLAVAQYARYSELAGRSLEAAAELAGAVWTTPVAQVAGVLIAFTDGLTLTWLVTRDDDVARAIAHAAADALSRMAEPR; this comes from the coding sequence ATGGCCCGCATTCCCGCTTCCGAGCGGCGCGCTGCACTCGTGCAGGCGGCGCTGCGTGTGGTGTCGCAGCGCGGCATCGCGCACGCGACGACCCGAGCGATCGTGGCCGAGGCCGGCATGTCGCTCGCGAGTTTCCATTACGCGTTCGATTCGCGCGACGAGCTCATCGACGAGCTCATCACGACGGTCGTCGCCAGCGAGCAGGAGGCGGTGCTGCCGAGCGACCTCCAGGGACTCGGCCTCCGCGAGACCCTCGAGGCCGGCCTGCTGCGCTACTTCGATCACCTCCGCGCCGATCCCGAGCACGAGCAGGCGATGCTCGAGCTCACCCAGTACGCGCTGCGGTCGCCCGAGCGGCACCCGCTCGCCGTTGCGCAGTATGCCCGATACTCCGAGCTCGCGGGCCGATCGCTCGAAGCGGCCGCCGAACTCGCGGGCGCGGTGTGGACCACACCGGTCGCGCAGGTCGCCGGGGTGCTCATCGCCTTCACCGACGGGCTCACTCTCACGTGGCTCGTCACCCGCGACGACGATGTCGCACGGGCGATCGCGCACGCGGCCGCCGACGCCCTCTCGAGAATGGCCGAGCCCCGATGA
- a CDS encoding ABC transporter ATP-binding protein: MTTNSDAAAAAAPGAAVIVQNLTVVRGATPVLDRLSLAVPRGRIIGLLGPSGSGKTTLMRAIVGVQIVKSGTIEVLGLPAGSRPLRTRMGYVTQQASVYDDLSVHQNLAYFRRILGAPASDVDRVIERTELGAVAGRLVGSLSGGQRSRVSLAAALLGAPQVLVLDEPTVGLDPVLRVELWALFRSLADDGATLLISSHVMDEAKRCDRLLLLREGALLADDTVQGVLQVTGTDDVEQAFLRLIERGEPHLRPASEPEPLR, from the coding sequence ATGACGACGAATTCGGATGCCGCGGCCGCAGCAGCGCCCGGCGCCGCGGTCATCGTGCAGAACCTGACGGTGGTTCGCGGCGCCACGCCGGTGCTCGACCGGCTCTCGCTCGCCGTGCCACGCGGCCGCATCATCGGGCTGCTGGGTCCGAGCGGCAGCGGAAAGACGACGCTCATGCGTGCGATCGTGGGCGTGCAGATCGTGAAGTCCGGCACGATCGAGGTGCTCGGCCTCCCGGCGGGGAGCCGGCCCCTCCGCACCCGCATGGGGTACGTCACCCAGCAGGCGAGCGTGTACGACGACCTCTCGGTGCACCAGAATCTCGCGTACTTCCGTCGCATCCTCGGCGCACCGGCATCCGATGTCGACCGCGTCATCGAACGCACCGAGCTCGGCGCGGTCGCCGGCCGACTCGTGGGCTCGCTCTCGGGCGGGCAGCGCAGCCGGGTCTCATTGGCCGCTGCGCTGCTCGGCGCACCGCAAGTGCTCGTGCTCGACGAGCCCACCGTCGGGCTCGACCCGGTGCTCCGCGTCGAATTGTGGGCGCTGTTCCGCAGCCTCGCCGACGACGGGGCGACGCTCCTCATCTCGAGCCACGTCATGGACGAGGCGAAGCGGTGCGATCGTCTCCTGCTCCTCCGCGAGGGTGCGCTGCTCGCCGACGACACCGTGCAGGGCGTACTGCAGGTGACCGGCACCGATGACGTCGAGCAGGCGTTCCTCCGCCTCATCGAGCGAGGCGAGCCCCACCTCCGGCCCGCGAGCGAACCGGAGCCGCTGCGATGA
- a CDS encoding Ppx/GppA phosphatase family protein has protein sequence MRLGVLDVGSNTVHLLVVEAHAGARPIPTASHKSVLRLMRYLEPDGSINAEGVAAILTAVGGAASAAREAGLDELLAFATSAIREAANGEAVLDLVERETGVHLQVLSGDDESLLTYLAVRRWYGWSAGRLLVFDIGGGSLELAQGIDEVPDVARSLPLGAGRSTISFLPDDPPSPEQVARLRAHARDVLAEAVEPFASLPSPNHVVGSSKTIRSLARLAGSVEDGFGDSERSILTRDGLDDWTPRLARIPADARPALPGITADRTFQIVAGAVVLSETMRAFGVDELEVSPWALREGLILRRLDRLV, from the coding sequence ATGCGCCTCGGAGTCCTCGACGTCGGTTCCAACACGGTGCACCTGCTCGTCGTCGAAGCGCACGCCGGCGCGCGCCCCATTCCGACAGCCTCGCACAAGTCGGTATTGCGCCTCATGCGCTATCTCGAACCCGACGGCTCGATCAACGCCGAGGGCGTTGCCGCGATCCTCACCGCGGTGGGCGGCGCGGCATCCGCTGCTCGCGAGGCCGGGCTCGACGAACTGCTCGCGTTCGCGACCTCCGCCATCCGCGAAGCCGCGAACGGCGAGGCAGTGCTCGATCTCGTCGAGCGTGAGACCGGCGTGCACCTGCAGGTGCTCTCGGGCGACGACGAGTCGCTGCTGACCTACCTGGCGGTACGCCGCTGGTACGGCTGGTCGGCCGGGCGCCTCCTGGTCTTCGACATCGGCGGCGGGTCGCTCGAGCTCGCGCAGGGCATCGACGAGGTGCCGGATGTCGCGCGGTCGCTCCCCCTCGGCGCCGGGCGCTCGACGATCTCCTTCCTGCCCGACGATCCGCCCTCGCCCGAACAGGTCGCACGGCTGCGGGCCCACGCGCGCGACGTGCTCGCAGAGGCCGTCGAGCCGTTCGCGTCCCTGCCCTCGCCGAACCACGTCGTCGGCTCCTCCAAGACGATCCGCTCGCTCGCCCGGCTCGCCGGCAGCGTCGAAGACGGCTTCGGCGACTCCGAGCGCAGCATCCTCACCCGTGATGGGCTCGACGATTGGACGCCGCGGCTCGCGAGGATCCCCGCCGACGCCCGGCCCGCTCTGCCGGGAATCACCGCCGACCGCACGTTCCAGATCGTCGCGGGGGCGGTCGTGCTCTCCGAGACGATGCGCGCCTTCGGCGTCGACGAGCTCGAGGTCTCACCGTGGGCGCTCCGTGAGGGGCTCATCCTCAGGAGACTCGACCGGCTCGTCTGA
- a CDS encoding LemA family protein, translating into MEWLIPVIIVVALVVIIGIYLWATYNSLVTLNVRVDEAWSDITVQLKRRADLIPNLIEAVKGYAAHERSVFESVTKARAETLSAQGPAEAGAAENHMQQALKSIFAVAEAYPQLQASQNFLQLQAELVDTEDKIQASRRFYNGGVRELNTKIKVFPNTLFVRGLGFHERDFFEVTEPAAIAEPPRVQF; encoded by the coding sequence ATGGAATGGCTCATCCCCGTCATCATCGTCGTCGCGCTCGTGGTGATCATCGGCATCTACCTCTGGGCGACCTACAACTCCCTCGTCACGCTGAACGTGCGGGTCGACGAGGCGTGGAGCGACATCACGGTGCAGCTGAAGCGTCGTGCCGACCTGATCCCGAACCTCATCGAGGCGGTCAAGGGCTACGCCGCGCACGAGAGATCGGTCTTCGAGTCCGTCACGAAGGCGCGCGCCGAGACGTTGTCGGCGCAGGGCCCGGCCGAAGCCGGTGCCGCCGAGAACCACATGCAGCAGGCGTTGAAGTCGATCTTCGCGGTCGCAGAGGCGTACCCGCAGCTGCAGGCCAGCCAGAACTTCCTGCAGCTGCAGGCCGAGCTCGTCGACACCGAAGACAAGATCCAGGCGTCCCGACGGTTCTACAACGGCGGCGTGCGCGAGCTCAACACGAAGATCAAGGTCTTCCCGAACACCCTGTTCGTGCGCGGCCTCGGCTTCCACGAGCGCGACTTCTTCGAAGTCACGGAGCCCGCGGCGATCGCAGAACCGCCGCGCGTGCAGTTCTAA
- a CDS encoding D-arabinono-1,4-lactone oxidase, producing MTATGAVWRNWSRTEAVRPLRVERPAGAEAVQRAVAAAAASGLRIKPVGSGHSFTGIAVTPGVQLDMTGVSGVLDADAATGRVTLGAGTRLHELPELLAPYGLALENMGDIDRQTISGATSTGTHGTGLGFGGLATQIVAARLVTGTGELITVSESERPELLPAVRLGLGALGVLVDVTLQLVPRYVLHAVERPRPIDEVLDHWHELVRDADHFEFYWFPHTATALTKTNTRLPGDAPRRPLGRASRWLDDEVLANGLFRAVAATGRVAPGTTSTLARLTEAVTRHSGDRDFSDFSPAVFTTHRSVRFREMEYAVPLEAVPDAFREVRALIERKGWRISFPIEVRAAASDDNWLSTAYGRESGYIAVHRYFRENHREYFAGVEEIMRGYGGRPHWGKLHTQNAQSLREVYPRFDDFLRVRDELDPDRRFSNAYLDHVLGDGVAADIVADDTARESAGAA from the coding sequence ATGACCGCGACGGGAGCCGTGTGGCGCAACTGGAGTCGCACGGAGGCGGTGCGCCCCCTCCGCGTGGAGCGTCCGGCCGGCGCCGAGGCAGTGCAGCGGGCGGTCGCGGCCGCCGCGGCCTCCGGCCTGCGCATCAAGCCGGTCGGATCGGGCCACAGCTTCACCGGCATCGCGGTCACGCCCGGCGTGCAGCTCGACATGACCGGCGTCAGCGGCGTGCTCGACGCAGACGCCGCCACGGGCCGGGTCACTCTCGGCGCAGGCACTCGCCTGCACGAACTGCCCGAACTGCTCGCGCCCTACGGCCTCGCCCTCGAGAACATGGGCGACATCGACCGTCAGACGATCTCGGGGGCGACCTCGACGGGCACGCACGGCACGGGTCTCGGGTTCGGCGGCCTCGCAACTCAGATCGTCGCCGCCCGCCTCGTGACCGGTACCGGCGAGCTCATCACCGTCAGTGAGTCCGAGCGCCCAGAGCTGCTGCCCGCCGTTCGCCTCGGCCTCGGAGCGCTCGGCGTGCTCGTCGACGTGACCCTGCAGCTCGTGCCGCGGTACGTGCTGCACGCCGTCGAGCGGCCGAGGCCCATCGACGAAGTGCTCGACCACTGGCATGAGCTCGTTCGCGACGCCGACCACTTCGAGTTCTACTGGTTCCCGCACACGGCCACGGCGCTCACCAAGACCAACACGCGACTTCCGGGCGACGCGCCGCGCCGTCCGCTGGGCCGTGCGTCGCGGTGGCTCGACGACGAGGTGCTCGCCAACGGGCTCTTCCGGGCGGTGGCCGCGACCGGTCGCGTGGCGCCCGGCACGACGTCCACACTCGCCAGGTTGACCGAGGCGGTCACGAGGCACTCGGGCGACCGCGACTTCAGCGACTTCTCGCCCGCCGTGTTCACGACGCACCGCAGCGTGAGGTTCCGTGAGATGGAGTACGCGGTGCCGCTCGAAGCCGTGCCCGACGCGTTCCGCGAGGTGCGGGCGCTCATCGAGCGGAAGGGCTGGCGCATCAGCTTTCCGATCGAGGTGCGTGCCGCCGCATCCGACGACAACTGGCTCTCGACCGCGTACGGGCGCGAGAGCGGCTACATCGCCGTGCACCGCTACTTCCGTGAGAACCACCGCGAGTACTTCGCGGGCGTCGAGGAGATCATGCGCGGCTACGGCGGCCGGCCGCACTGGGGCAAGCTGCACACCCAGAACGCGCAGTCGCTGCGCGAGGTGTACCCCCGGTTCGACGACTTCCTGCGGGTGCGCGATGAGCTCGATCCCGATCGCCGATTCTCGAACGCCTACCTCGATCACGTGCTCGGCGACGGTGTCGCGGCCGACATCGTTGCCGACGACACGGCTAGGGAGTCCGCCGGCGCAGCGTGA
- a CDS encoding MFS transporter, with protein sequence MTSLDSASPAAHPTTAALGEPVRRVSAGWIASFATVWLGIWMAQLTPVQLLLPAQIDAQLQPENWVDSVVAFGTISGIAAIATIIAYPLTGAISDRTTSRFGRRRPWIAIGAIVFGLSLVTLGVQTEIWAIGATWVAASVGFCIMTAALTATISDQVPVNQRGFVSGWMSAPQAVGIIVGLVLVTELVTDASLGYVLLAVILVVLTVPFLFRADEPLAPIERERVTAKGMLTGFWISPRKHPDFGWTLLSRVLVSVGNALGTSLLLYFLMFQLNDANAADNLIVLTLIYMVFVIGASLLLGKLSDRLGRRKLFVFIASALQGIAALMLGLFPDLTVAMVAAGLLGLGYGCFLSVDQALATQVLPDAASRGKDLGIMNIASAVPQAIAPMIGAAAVVVSGSFMLVFLLGAAFSFAGAFAVAQVRSVR encoded by the coding sequence ATGACGAGCCTCGATTCCGCGTCCCCTGCGGCGCATCCCACGACCGCTGCGCTCGGCGAGCCGGTCCGCCGCGTCTCCGCCGGTTGGATCGCCTCGTTCGCGACCGTCTGGCTCGGCATCTGGATGGCTCAGCTCACGCCGGTGCAGTTGCTGCTCCCCGCGCAGATCGATGCGCAGCTCCAACCCGAGAACTGGGTCGACAGCGTCGTCGCGTTCGGCACGATCTCGGGCATCGCCGCGATCGCGACGATCATCGCCTACCCCCTGACCGGTGCGATCTCCGACCGCACGACCTCGCGGTTCGGCCGTCGTCGGCCGTGGATCGCGATCGGCGCGATCGTCTTCGGCCTCTCGCTCGTCACACTCGGCGTGCAGACCGAGATCTGGGCGATCGGGGCGACGTGGGTCGCGGCATCCGTCGGCTTCTGCATCATGACCGCCGCGCTCACCGCGACGATCTCCGACCAGGTGCCCGTCAATCAGCGCGGCTTCGTCTCGGGCTGGATGTCTGCGCCGCAGGCGGTCGGCATCATCGTCGGTCTCGTGCTCGTGACCGAGCTCGTCACCGACGCTTCGCTCGGCTACGTGCTGCTCGCGGTGATTCTCGTCGTGCTGACCGTGCCGTTCCTGTTCCGCGCCGACGAGCCGCTCGCACCGATCGAGCGCGAGCGGGTCACCGCGAAGGGCATGCTCACCGGGTTCTGGATCAGCCCTCGCAAGCACCCCGACTTCGGCTGGACCCTGCTCAGCCGCGTGCTCGTCTCAGTCGGCAACGCGCTCGGCACGAGCCTGCTGCTCTACTTCCTGATGTTCCAGCTGAACGATGCCAACGCAGCAGACAACCTCATCGTGCTGACGCTCATCTACATGGTGTTCGTGATCGGCGCCTCGCTGCTGCTCGGCAAGCTCTCCGACCGGCTCGGCCGCCGCAAGCTGTTCGTCTTCATCGCCTCGGCGCTGCAGGGCATCGCGGCGCTGATGCTCGGCCTCTTCCCCGACCTCACGGTCGCGATGGTCGCCGCGGGGCTCCTCGGCCTCGGCTACGGCTGCTTCCTCTCCGTCGACCAGGCCCTCGCGACCCAGGTGCTGCCCGACGCCGCATCACGCGGAAAGGACCTCGGCATCATGAACATCGCCTCGGCGGTGCCGCAGGCGATCGCCCCGATGATCGGCGCCGCCGCGGTCGTGGTCTCGGGCTCGTTCATGCTCGTCTTCCTCCTCGGCGCGGCGTTCTCATTCGCCGGCGCCTTCGCCGTTGCCCAGGTCAGGAGCGTACGTTGA
- a CDS encoding amino acid deaminase/aldolase: protein MTIDLLKTGTPATDAADWLRPERYWPSLTAATAHLDAPVGALHLGALRHNALDMLRRANGTPIRVASKSLRVRGIVEALLEMPGYHGVLAYTLSEALWLAEAVDDIVVGYPTAERASIRRLASDPELARRVTLMVDSPAQLDLVDAVLPPGRRESIRVCLELDASWNAPLLGHLGVRRSPVHAPEDAAALAAYIVKRPGFELVGMMAYEAQIAGVVNRPAGRPIDGAVNRWMQSRSMPELRERRGRAVAAVREIAPLEFVNGGGTGSLEATAADASVTEIAAGSGIFGGHLFDGYQHFTPAPAAAWALDIVRRPSRDHATILGGGWIASGPPAPDRLPKIAWPEGLVLEPREMAGEVQSPVSGAAARRMKVGDRVWLRHTKSGELAEHLNEFALVDAGEVVDTIPSYRGEGKAFL from the coding sequence ATGACCATCGATCTCCTCAAGACCGGCACGCCGGCGACGGATGCCGCGGACTGGCTGCGGCCCGAACGGTACTGGCCGTCGCTGACCGCCGCCACCGCGCACCTCGACGCTCCCGTCGGCGCGCTCCACCTGGGTGCGCTGCGGCACAATGCGCTCGACATGCTGCGGCGCGCCAACGGCACGCCGATCCGCGTCGCATCCAAGTCGCTGCGCGTGCGCGGCATCGTCGAAGCGCTGCTCGAGATGCCCGGCTACCACGGCGTGCTCGCATATACGCTCTCCGAGGCGCTCTGGCTCGCCGAGGCGGTCGACGACATCGTGGTCGGCTATCCGACGGCCGAGCGGGCGAGCATCCGCAGGCTCGCGTCCGATCCCGAGCTCGCCCGCCGGGTGACGCTCATGGTCGATTCGCCGGCCCAGCTCGACCTCGTCGACGCGGTGCTGCCGCCGGGCAGGCGCGAATCGATTCGCGTGTGCCTCGAGCTCGACGCGTCGTGGAACGCGCCGCTGCTCGGCCACCTCGGCGTCCGCCGGTCGCCGGTGCACGCGCCGGAAGACGCCGCAGCGCTCGCCGCGTACATCGTGAAGCGACCCGGCTTCGAACTCGTCGGCATGATGGCCTACGAGGCGCAGATCGCCGGAGTCGTGAACCGTCCGGCCGGCCGGCCGATCGACGGTGCCGTGAACCGCTGGATGCAGTCGCGCTCGATGCCCGAGCTGCGTGAACGCCGCGGCCGCGCGGTGGCCGCCGTGCGCGAGATCGCCCCGCTCGAGTTCGTCAACGGCGGTGGCACCGGCTCGCTCGAGGCCACGGCGGCGGATGCCTCGGTGACCGAGATCGCGGCAGGGTCGGGCATCTTCGGCGGGCACCTCTTCGACGGATACCAGCACTTCACGCCCGCACCCGCCGCCGCCTGGGCGCTCGACATCGTGCGCCGACCGAGCCGCGATCACGCGACGATCCTCGGCGGTGGCTGGATCGCCTCAGGCCCGCCCGCACCTGACCGGCTCCCGAAGATCGCCTGGCCGGAGGGGCTCGTGCTGGAGCCGCGCGAGATGGCCGGAGAGGTGCAGAGCCCGGTGAGCGGCGCGGCGGCCCGGCGCATGAAGGTCGGCGACCGGGTGTGGCTGCGCCATACGAAGTCGGGCGAGCTGGCAGAACATCTGAACGAATTCGCCCTGGTCGATGCGGGCGAAGTCGTCGATACCATCCCGAGCTATCGGGGCGAGGGGAAGGCGTTCCTGTGA
- a CDS encoding ABC transporter permease, with amino-acid sequence MNLSRTFATAGRVLGQIRHDPRTIALLLVVPSLLIGLVAWIFVDTDLFTDIGPAMIALFPFIVMFLVTSISTLRERRSGTLERLLSMPMGKGDFILGYALAFGLLAVFQTAIAVSFAVWVCGLEIEGSIWLLFAVAVADALLGTSLGLLASAFARSEFQVVQFMPLIVFPQILLGGIFIPRDQLPEALEVISEWLPLSFAIDALQAVAADSESAAWIAAKLAVIIAWIVGSIVLGSVTLRRRTP; translated from the coding sequence ATGAACCTCTCACGCACGTTCGCGACCGCCGGTCGCGTGCTCGGCCAGATCCGCCACGACCCCCGCACGATCGCGCTCCTCCTCGTGGTGCCGAGCCTGCTCATCGGCCTCGTCGCCTGGATCTTCGTCGACACCGACCTCTTCACCGACATCGGCCCGGCGATGATCGCGCTCTTCCCGTTCATCGTGATGTTCCTCGTCACGAGCATCTCGACGCTCAGGGAACGCCGCAGCGGCACCCTCGAACGGCTCCTCTCGATGCCGATGGGCAAGGGCGACTTCATCCTCGGCTACGCGCTCGCGTTCGGTCTCCTCGCCGTGTTCCAGACGGCGATCGCCGTGTCGTTCGCCGTCTGGGTCTGCGGGCTCGAGATCGAGGGCTCGATCTGGCTGCTCTTCGCCGTCGCGGTCGCCGACGCCCTGCTCGGCACCTCCCTCGGACTCCTCGCGAGCGCGTTCGCGCGCTCGGAGTTCCAGGTCGTGCAGTTCATGCCGCTCATCGTCTTCCCGCAGATCCTGCTCGGCGGCATCTTCATCCCGCGCGATCAGCTGCCCGAAGCGCTCGAGGTCATCAGCGAGTGGCTGCCACTGAGCTTCGCGATCGATGCACTGCAAGCCGTCGCTGCCGACTCCGAGAGCGCGGCGTGGATCGCGGCGAAGCTCGCCGTGATCATCGCGTGGATCGTCGGGTCGATCGTGCTCGGCTCGGTCACGCTGCGCCGGCGGACTCCCTAG